The bacterium genome contains a region encoding:
- the murG gene encoding undecaprenyldiphospho-muramoylpentapeptide beta-N-acetylglucosaminyltransferase, producing the protein MKVAITVSGTGGYIYPGIVIARELKKRENQTEIRFIGKVKSREACEFSFTQIDVREWNRRFLSLGTIKFVWKIMEGFVKSILFLKEFQPDVVVGMGGYASFTPIISAHLLGIPTLIHEQNVRPGLATEILVRVADKVAVSFIESKRYLHQAIITGNPVRERIGEIDRISGLSHFNLDSRKFTILVFGGSLGAHSINNAIIDALPYLEEVSNRLQIIHIAGVRDYDWMLEHVKESKIGIQVFPYIQEMENAYAVADLVICRAGATTISEIIKCRIPCILIPYSYAASHHQLVNAEVLEKKGQIKMILDKDLSGNLLAKKILELLNDKEELNKMKENLRGIGISSATQKLVELIYSLKKEGRRLKRQK; encoded by the coding sequence TTGAAGGTTGCTATTACAGTGAGTGGTACAGGGGGGTATATCTATCCTGGAATCGTAATAGCAAGGGAATTGAAAAAAAGAGAGAATCAAACGGAAATCCGATTTATAGGAAAAGTGAAGTCTCGAGAAGCATGTGAATTCAGTTTTACTCAAATTGATGTAAGAGAATGGAATAGGCGATTTCTATCTCTCGGTACGATTAAATTCGTTTGGAAAATAATGGAAGGTTTCGTAAAGTCTATCCTTTTTTTGAAAGAGTTCCAACCAGATGTAGTAGTTGGTATGGGTGGATATGCAAGTTTTACTCCTATTATATCCGCACACCTATTAGGAATTCCTACACTCATCCATGAACAAAATGTTCGACCTGGCTTAGCCACTGAGATATTGGTTCGAGTGGCAGATAAGGTGGCTGTGAGTTTCATTGAGTCAAAAAGGTATTTACACCAAGCAATTATTACTGGGAATCCAGTGAGAGAAAGAATCGGTGAAATAGATAGGATATCTGGATTAAGTCATTTTAATCTGGACTCTCGTAAATTTACAATCCTTGTCTTTGGGGGCTCCCTTGGAGCACATTCGATTAATAATGCGATAATTGATGCTCTTCCCTATTTAGAAGAGGTATCAAATAGATTACAGATAATCCATATTGCAGGTGTAAGGGATTATGATTGGATGCTGGAGCATGTAAAGGAAAGTAAAATTGGTATTCAAGTTTTCCCTTATATCCAAGAGATGGAAAATGCTTATGCAGTGGCTGATTTAGTAATTTGTAGAGCTGGTGCAACAACCATTTCGGAAATTATTAAATGCAGGATACCTTGTATACTCATCCCATATTCGTATGCTGCATCTCACCATCAATTGGTAAATGCAGAAGTTTTAGAAAAAAAAGGGCAGATAAAAATGATTTTAGATAAGGATCTAAGTGGAAATCTATTAGCCAAGAAGATCTTAGAATTGCTAAACGATAAGGAAGAATTAAATAAGATGAAAGAGAACCTAAGAGGCATAGGGATTTCTTCTGCTACTCAAAAGT